From Micromonas commoda chromosome 15, complete sequence, one genomic window encodes:
- a CDS encoding predicted protein, whose product MALRGRCWQIFARVKERRRDGVFRELLVAAGESASAEVLETKDRKEDGDENGDEEDAVERVLASLVDATCTAVPDDGSRTAVRDDASDSTPCTAVSPDTSFRRVRKQIDKDLPRTFPGHPLLDGIGRDALRRVLCAYALHNPAVGYCQGMNFLAALLLLLMEEEPAFWCLGALVEDVLPGYYGNTMLASAVDQAVLRTFVDSRFPRVGAALDDAGVPLAAVAGSWFLTLYVNHLPWEVALRVWDVLLFERTRRVLFQTALALIDVNAKRIVEGGRCDRLMECAVQIAPAQFDGSGEFILIFAWAI is encoded by the exons ATGGCGCTCCGGGGACGATGCTGGCAGATCTTCGCGCGAGTCaaggagcggcgacgcgacggcgtatttcgcgagctcctcgtcgccgcgggggagtcgGCATCGGCGGAAGTTTTGGAAACGAAGGATCGgaaggaggacggggacgagaacggggacgaggaggacgccgtggAGCGCGTGCTGGCCTCCTtggtcgacgcgacgtgcacagctgtgccggATGACGGttcgcgcacagctgtgcgcgacgatgcgtcggattcgacgccgtgcacagctgtgtcgccggATACTTCGTTTCGTCGCGTCCGGAAACAAATCGACAAGGATCTCCCGCGAACCTTCCCGGGGCATCCGCTCCTGGACGGcatcgggcgcgacgccctccgccggGTTCTGTGCGCCTACGCCCTTCACAACCCCGCGGTGGGGTACTGCCAAGGCATGAACtttctcgccgcgctgctcttACTGTTGATGGAG GAGGAACCCGCGTTTTGGTGCctgggcgcgctcgtcgaggacgtcctgCCCGGGTACTACGGGAACACGAtgctggcgtccgcggtggaccaGGCGGTGCTGAGGACGTTCGTGGATTCGAGGTTcccgcgcgtgggcgccgcgctggacgacgccggcgtgcccctcgccgccgtcgccggttcGTGGTTCCTCACGCTGTACGTCAATCACCTCCCGTGGGAAGTGGCGTTGCGAGTGTGGGACGTGCTCCTGTTCGAGCGCACGCGAAGGGTGCTGTTCCaaaccgcgctcgcgctcatcgacgTCAACGCCAAGCGCATCGTGGAGGGTGGGCGGTGCGACCGGCTGATGGAGTGCGCCGTGCAAATCGCCCCGGCGCAGTTCGACGGATcaggtgagtttattttaatctttgCATGGGCAATTTGA
- a CDS encoding predicted protein: protein MACCGTRSRVDGPEACTVCLEPLPLPGPGGDCVLVLHACGHAFHRDCAQDFLLDALRRRRTPRCPNCRATLHTAPFGKLLGQRKLPRSRRMKNMRQLITVSEEYMKHKNWRVPRRNPTGTSEQQRALAGLIIQSRKEFKEEFGEEP, encoded by the exons ATGGCGTGCTGCGGCACGCGGTCGCGGGTCGACGGCCCGGAGGCGTGCACGGTCTGCCTCGAACCGCTCCCGCTGCCCGGCCCAGGCGGCGACTGCGTCCTCGTGCTGCACGCGTGCGGTCACGCCTTTCATCGCGACTGCGCGCAGGActtcctcctcgacgcgctgcgtCGCAGGAGGACGCCCAGGTGCCCGAACTGCCGCGCGACGCTGCACACGGCGCCGTTCGGTAAGCTGCTCGGCCAGCGCAAGTTACCGCGCAGCAGGCGGATGAAGAACATGCGGCAGCTCATCACCGTCTCGGAG GAATACATGAAGCACAAGAActggagggtgccgaggcgTAACCCCACGGGCACCAGCGAGCAgcaacgcgcgctcgccggcctGATCATCCAGTCCCGCAAGGAGTTCAAGGAGGAGTTCGGCGAGGAGCCGTAA
- a CDS encoding predicted protein: MGRRATLAVTRATDEKDAKTSIDDETVSETVRRRREAAKQGKDNSPTLNPLDLGRRARQLTDGFFKGITGLTQLARSPSIDEAKYDAVYSADLLAGDDLTEYETPNARFTTVLVVGAAGRVGRVLVRKLLLRGYTVKALVRKESDREILPDKVQAYVGDVSDAKTLELAMSGVNKVVYCARAKTFMASELANVDSEGVRVAAKALQDYNNSLASRRAGRSQKSKQMLYSFAKFRDVFEDWTVDETRLVNPEDGRWQAAAEVAQRVFFDKEEKDASDSTDGRSPYPTFSGYVFAKTGVAQISCACDALGSGDAAGAVVLRDHEGVLLRLRGDGKRYSVVLSEGGVEGRTFIAPFATTGKWQIVRIPFAQFRPEVFNRAYNSGGDAEVDAVAPVDLNAIDRIGLRFEARNQSRSGSSGSNGAGAPEWMSELDAPSNNSFELELEYVKALPKGEETDFVLVSCGGAGLPDGEDRDKLVRAKRDGERTLRNSGLGYTIVRPGQLLEEPGGNKALVFDQGNRISNYISCADVADVCVKALHETEARNKSFDVCFEAEVGGAYEKVAMVAGKSNNYLAPALAVLEKNT; the protein is encoded by the coding sequence atgggacgacgcgcgacgctcgcggtgacccgcgccaccgacgagaaggacgcgAAGACctcgatcgacgacgagaccgtcTCCGAGACGGTCCGCCGCAGGCGCGAGGCCGCCAAGCAGGGCAAGGACAACTCCCCCACGCTCAACCCGCTGGatctcggacgacgcgccagGCAGCTCACCGACGGCTTCTTCAAGGGCATCACGGGGTTGACGCagctcgcgcggtcgccgtccATCGACGAGGCCAAGTACGACGCCGTCTACTCCGCcgatctcctcgccggcgacgacctcaCGGAGTACGAGACCCCGAACGCGCGATTCAccaccgtcctcgtcgtcggcgccgccggtcgcgtcggccGAGTCCTCGTCCGCAAGCTCCTCCTGCGCGGCTACACCGTCAAGGCTTTGGTGCGAAAGGAAAGCGACCGCGAGATCTTACCGGACAAGGTGCAGGCGTACGTCGGGGACGTCTCCGACGCAAAGACGTTGGAGCTCGCCATGTCCGGCGTCAACAAGGTGGTGTACTGCGCCAGGGCGAAGACGTTCATGGCGTCCGAGCTGGCAAACGTCGACTCGgaaggcgtccgcgtcgcggccaaggcgctccAGGATTACAACAACTCGTTAGCGTccaggcgcgcgggtcgtagCCAAAAGTCCAAGCAGATGCTCTACAGCTTCGCCAAGTTCCGCGACGTCTTCGAAGACTGGACCGTGGACGAGACGAGGCTGGTGAACCCCGAGGATGGGCGCTggcaagccgccgccgaggtggcgcAGCGCGTTTTCTTCGACAAAGAAGAAAAGGATGCGTCCGACTCCACCGACGGAAGGTCTCCTTACCCGACGTTCAGCGGGTACGTGTTCGCCAAGACGGGCGTGGCGCAGATTtcgtgcgcgtgcgacgccctcggaagcggcgacgccgccggcgccgtcgtcctccgcgaccACGAGGGCGTCTTacttcgcctccgcggcgacggcaagcGGTACTCCGTCGTCCTCTCGGagggcggcgtggagggacggacgttcatcgcgccgttcgccacGACGGGGAAGTGGCAGATCGTGCGCATACCGTTCGCGCAGTTCAGGCCCGAGGTGTTCAACCGCGCGTACAACAGCGGaggggacgcggaggtggacgccgtcgcgcccgtcgacctCAACGCCATCGATCGGATCGGGTTGCGCTTTGAGGCGAGGAACCAGAGCCGCTCTGGAAGCTCCGGAAgcaacggcgcgggggcccCGGAGTGGATgtcggagctcgacgccccgTCCAACAACAgcttcgagctcgagctggaGTACGTCAAGGCGCTGCCCAAGGGCGAGGAGACGGATTTCGTCCTGGTGtcctgcggcggcgcgggattgccagacggcgaggaccgcgatAAGCTCGTGAGGGCcaagcgcgacggcgagcgaaCGCTTCGCAACTCCGGCCTGGGGTACACCATCGTCAGGCCCGGTCAGCTGCTGGAGGAGCCCGGCGGGAACAAGGCGCTGGTGTTCGACCAGGGTAACCGCATCTCCAACTACATCTCctgcgccgacgtcgcggacgtgtGCGTCAAGGCGCTGCACGAGACGGAGGCTAGGAACAAGTCCTTCGACGTGTGCTTCGAGGCTGAGGTTGGAGGCGCGTACGAGAAGGTGGCGATGGTGGCGGGCAAGAGCAACAACTACCTCGCCCCGGCGCTGGCGGTCCTCGAGAAGAACACGTGA
- a CDS encoding predicted protein: protein MATRDPTVEEYAIRFVRKYLKGDFARAAARTNDDGGAAVAADDANRAAAADTLVDLLRKCSDDPVLLKVPLRVLRDEILRRYDEHRHRRDRDRAPSLDESALPADVESLFALFDGVHRVCVTLASRLTAGPFETIDRALRLRLFLCVCGETWRDAPALRACALRRCHAFAREEDAHEASRATTTTAAAGGATNGFSHSATTASSSSRRSSASASSSSSSSSGWLGSIASRAVPAFVSHDAVDVSSWRRVIGQIFARCPARLMSPTVECLLESLRVRGPDCAAANVVGPIASRQLGLDDDDATTEYVLYGETTVVRADANPPKTPPPPDLLGFEPQLCAPGFDGFDGFDVTTPIDDDRKNLTAGWETFETPTTTLTPPTPTPTTVTTTVTTTDGRSSRAISTGASTGEKGLVFDGSFGSDASLTSAFRPDRAGDFTRADHETSHAPIASRQVEPHSCASFGAFGSFPVETPPGKEPSPSSSSAADGSGKSSGESSGKLGALASVAARLPVRDSHDFDELVRDLERM from the exons atggcgacgagggaccCGACGGTCGAGGAGTACGCGATCCGGTTCGTCCGCAAGTACCTGaag GGTgacttcgcgcgcgccgccgctcgaacgaacgacgacggcggcgccgccgtcgccgccgacgacgccaaccgcgccgccgccgccgacaccctCGTCGACCTTCTCCGCAAGTGCTCCGACGACCCGGTGCTGCTCAAGGTGCCACTCCGCGTGTTGCGCGATGAGATACTGCGACGCTACGACGAACACCGAcaccgacgcgaccgcgaccgcgcgccgtcgttaGATGAGTCGGCGCTGCCGGCAGACGTCGAGTCCCTCTTCGCGCTCTTCGACGGCGTTCACCGAGTATGCGTCACCCTCGCCTCCAGGCTCACGGCTGGTCCCTTCGAAACGATAGACCGAGCGCTTCGCCTGCGGCTCTTCCTCTGCGTGTGCGGGGAGACGTggcgggacgcgccggcgctgaGAGCGTGCGCGTTGCGTCGGTGTcacgcgttcgcgcgcgaggaggacgcgcacgaggcgtcgagggcgacgacgacgacggcggcggcgggcggcgcgacaaACGGGTTTTCTCACTCGGCGACgactgcgtcgtcgtcgtcgaggaggtcgtcggcgtcggcatcgtcgtcgtcgtcgtcttcgtcggggTGGCTCGgatccatcgcgtcgcgcgccgtgcccgcgtTCGTGTcgcacgacgccgtggacgtctcCAGCTGGCGTCGCGTGATTGGGCAGATCTTCGCCAGgtgccccgcgcggctcaTGTCGCCGACGGTGGAGTGCCTCCTGGAGTCCCTTCGCGTCCGGGGCCCcgactgcgcggcggcgaacgtggTCGGGCCAATCGCGAGTCGCCAGCTGGGACTCGATgatgacgacgcgacgaccgaGTACGTCCTGTACGGCGAGACCACCGTCGTTCGAGCCGACGCGAATCCGCCcaaaacgccgccgccgccggacctCCTCGGATTTGAaccacagctgtgcgccccCGGGTTCGACGGGTTCGACGGGTTCGACGTGACCACACcgatcgacgacgatcgcAAAAACCTGACCGCCGGGTGGGAAACCTTcgagacgccgacgacgacgttaacgccgccgaccccgaccccgacgaccgttacgacgaccgttacgacgactGACGGGCGCTCCTCCCGAGCCATctccaccggcgcgagcACCGGCGAGAAAGGTCTCGTGTTCGACGGAAGCTTCGGTTCCGACGCCTCGTTGACGTCGGCGTTCAGGCCCGATAGGGCGGGGGATTTCACACGCGCGGATCACGAGACGTCGCACGCGCCAATCGCGAGTCGCCAGGTGGAgccgcacagctgtgcgtcgtTCGGCGCCTTCGGTTCCTTTCCCGtcgagacgccgccgggaaaggagccctcgccctcgtcctcgtcagccGCGGACGGGTCTGGAAAGTCGTCTGGAGAGTCGTCTGGAAAGTTGggagcgctcgcgtcggtggcggccaGGTTGCCCGTGCGCGACTCGCACGacttcgacgagctcgtgcgcgactTGGAGCGCATGTGA
- a CDS encoding predicted protein, which produces MDALLSIQKLLLAINVYNACYCALLVVINLWTGNEPMASLQESNEADYLILQFFKCAAYGAFIVIQVVHVCMLWSTRAENMKVAAVGNLALSLCIGFHYFIRVWSPAMEGHPPKTSATSYTLYTTMFAAMAFSHYVKPDKGERAMAAQANAAMAGNDENKQF; this is translated from the exons atggacgcgctgcTCAGCATCCAGAAGCTCCTGCTCGCCATCAACGTCTACAACGCGTGCTACTGCGCCTTACTCGTCGTCATCAACCTCTGGACGGGCAACGAGCCGATGGCGTCGCTCCAGGAGTCCAACGAGGCGGATTACCTCATCCTCCAATTCTTCAAG TGCGCGGCGTACGGCGCTTTCATCGTCATTCAGGTGGTGCACGTGTGCATGCTGTGGAGCACCAGGGCGGAGAACATgaaggtcgcggcggtgggcaaCCTCGCGTTGAGCCTGTGCATCGGGTTCCACTACTTCATCCGGGTGTggtcgcccgcgatggagggGCACCCGCCAaagacgtcggcgacgtcgtacACCctg TACACGACGATGTTCGCCGCCATGGCGTTTAGTCATTACGTCAAGCCGGACAAGGGCGAAcgggcgatggcggcgcaggccaacgcggcgatggcgggcaACGACGAGAACAAGCAGTTTTAA
- a CDS encoding predicted protein, giving the protein MARQRGGYGGDKPVFSFADNRGVEMTSVAPDASDTTARGGAPRMAHRAVASDVTLQMLISFNVYFSVCFWVATVVATFVKTNGAREDFDEIRPVMICMYAVFEPARLYAGFAGNLQEQVPMLIGFVALSFCVALPLHFYFLAGQMGVVAFDKALNLFAVVYVVAQVVAGVVAARKILASQSLSFFMSELR; this is encoded by the coding sequence atggcgaggCAGAGGGGGGGGTACGGGGGCGATAAGCCGGTGTTCTCGTTCGCCGAcaaccgcggcgtcgagatgACATCCGTGGCacccgacgcgtcggacacgacggcgcgcggcggcgctcctcgcatGGCGCACAGAgccgtcgcctccgacgTGACCCTGCAGATGCTGATATCGTTCAACGTTTACTTCTCCGTCTGCTTCTGGGTCGCGACGGTGGTGGCGACGTTCGTCAAGACcaacggcgcgagggaggactTCGACGAGATTCGGCCGGTGATGATCTGCATGTACGCCGtgttcgaacccgcgcggctcTACGCGGGATTCGCGGGTAACCTGCAGGAGCAAGTTCCGATGCTCATCGGGTTCGTCGCCCTCAGCTTTTGCGTCGCGCTTCCCCTGCACTTTTACTTTCTCGCCGGGCAGatgggcgtcgtcgcgttcgacaAGGCTCTGAACCTGTTCGCGGTGGTgtacgtcgtcgcgcaggtgGTGGCtggggtggtggcggcgcggaagatcctcgcgtcgcagtcGCTCTCGTTCTTCATGTCCGAGCTTCGGTGA
- a CDS encoding predicted protein — translation MIDEHKLRRPDPVYRAASLVVNNQKRAKLQKQDLYAFMEQLAVAALDVNDVDTCDRTIDVLRETFPSSSRVKRLEGMSLEAKGRVDDAVAVYGKVLEEFPSDQRAMKRRVAALASAGRDKEAIEALAKYLDTFMADTRAWERLAGMYQERGAYRQAVFCWEEVVAAEPSVHYHHRRLAECLYTLGTEEDLRAARKYYAAAVDMSNASDVRALYGLALTDNRLTRKGKVKGNPDQPVDGDGQVPVTELGQHAAGLLRKMYAAGEKIGASKPGLCAIVEGQLKTLLDA, via the coding sequence ATGATCGACGAGCACAAGCTCCGGCGCCCCGATCCCGTCtaccgcgccgcctccctcgtcgtcaaCAATCAGAAGCGCGCCAAGCTCCAGAAGCAAGACCTCTACGCGTTCATGGAACAactcgcggtcgccgcgctcgacgtgaACGACGTGGACACGTGCGATCGCACGATAgacgtcctccgcgagaCGTTTCCATCCTCTTCGCGCGTGAAACGGCTCGAGGGGATGTCGCTGGAGGCGAAaggtcgcgtcgacgacgcggtggccgtCTACGGCAAGGTGCTCGAGGAATTTCCCTCCGATCAACGAGCCATgaagcgccgcgtcgccgcgctcgcatCCGCCGGGCGGGACaaggaggcgatcgaggcgctcgccaagtACCTCGACACCTTCATGGCggacacgcgcgcgtgggagCGGCTCGCGGGGATGTATCAGGAGCGGGGCGCCTACCGGCAAGCGGTATTCTGCTGGGAAgaagtcgtcgccgccgagccgtCTGTGCACTACCATCACCGGCGACTGGCGGAGTGCCTGTACACGCTGGGAACGGAGGAGgacctgcgcgcggcgaggaagtactacgccgcggcggtggacatGAGCAACGCAAGCGACGTGAGGGCGCTGTACGGTTTGGCGCTGACGGACAATAGGCTCACGCGTAAAGGCAAGGTGAAGGGGAATCCGGACCAACCGGTGGATGGGGACGGGCAGGTTCCCGTTACGGAGCTCGGGCAACACGCGGCGGGGTTGCTCCGGAAGAtgtacgcggcgggggagaaGATCGGGGCGTCGAAGCCGGGACTCTGCGCGATCGTGGAGGGGCAGCTCAAGACCTTGTTAGACGCGTAG
- a CDS encoding predicted protein, with the protein GKLVGEDEFGNKYFENTSYQSGRHRWVEYADLDNYNASTVPSEWHGWLSHVDDEPGLATRTAPKYQAKFIAGGLTTGVQGEMYQPKGSFYNKRGMRNWKRYTPWSPP; encoded by the coding sequence GGcaagctcgtcggcgaggacgagttcGGCAACAAGTACTTCGAGAACACGAGCTACCAGTCCGGTCGTCATCGATGGGTAGAATACGCAGACCTGGACAACTACAACGCGTCCACCGTGCCCTCCGAGTGGCACGGCTGGCTGTCtcacgtggacgacgagcccgggctggcgacgcgcacggcgccgaaGTACCAGGCGAAAttcatcgcgggcgggctCACCACCGGCGTTCAGGGGGAGATGTACCAGCCCAAGGGGAGCTTCTACAACAAGCGGGGGATGCGCAACTGGAAGAGGTACACCCCGTGGTCCCCGCCCTGA
- the CPKG1 gene encoding cgmp-dependent protein kinase gives MRASNGGAGGVAGGGNAKKKRVAIAVENVASVDDIDVVSKDERVRELILGATESNTLFEGLDLATRCALCDVMTETRVAAGADVIVQGATGDDARHFFVLESGACQVKVRRRDPADGKPVMTDPERTVATYGPGDSFGELALLYGAPRAATIRASKDCKLWSLDRAHYVAIKRRFQEALAERVRDLVESVNLFQGLSPEHKATIADALKCEVFEKDDVVVSEGETGDKFYVVSSGEVSVYVGGADSYSTAKSHRELTRLTAGASFGEKALINDDVRGASVKVVSDRCELFHLDRARFNALLGSYGEIWRWLSLRRVPVLSSVSDAEITELVSHLDELSLRPGELVYDVGDAGDCMYVAERGEFLITDADGKRVDVVTDGGFFGERSLMGSERRAMRAEVANGGLCATSAPDAKLLRLNRRDLENLLGEGLTAVTTQSRLRCLQHVALLKSLSDEQRTTLVSYLQPRQYAEGEVVFRQGDPGDKFYIVETGNVAIHRESESTSATNETRTKHEVLKLVTRGEYFGELALLSTNSRAATATVERGGAFILSLTKEDFDTHMGSLAKELSQQAKDEYGVAVYDDKVANDPARSLAAKAMTDFKVKAVLGVGAFGKVLLCRHPSSAGVFAVKQLSKAQIIAAQLQHHVRQERDVMKDCDSPYLVRLVATFQDPRMLYMCMETVMGGELFNHLSRVGGSIPERDARFYAACVVLAFQYLQNKHYIYRDLKPENLLIDGKGYVKVADFGFAKRLLPGEKTYTLCGTPEYMSPELYRQSGHNKAVDWWALGVLIYEMVAGAPPFYSPNADSTDQMRRILAAKYSFPEGVSPAFKDVVRRFLSVNAVHRLGSLKGGVKDVKLHPWFKSTDWIAMTRREGKPPFVPPLRGDDDHSCFDEYDPRTPHPGEEFDRKNATSRSKKREKEQEAAFAGF, from the coding sequence atgcgcgcgtccaacggcggcgcggggggcgtcgctggcggcggcaacGCCAAGAAGAAacgcgtcgccatcgccgtcgagaACGTCGCATCagtcgacgacatcgacgtcgtctccaaggacgaacgcgtccgcgagctcatCCTCGGCGCCACCGAGTCCAACACCCTCTTCGAGGGCCTCGATCTCGCCACGCGATGCGCGCTCTGCGACGTCATGAccgagacgcgcgtcgccgcgggcgccgacgtcatCGTTCAGGGCgccacgggcgacgacgcgaggcaTTTTTTCGTGTTGGAGTCGGGCGCGTGCCAAGTGAAGGTTCGACGACGGGACCCGGCCGACGGCAAGCCGGTGATGACCGACCCGGAGCGTACCGTGGCGACGTACGGTCCAGGGGACTCGTTCGgggagctcgcgctgctctacggcgcgccgcgcgccgcgacgattcGAGCTTCGAAAGACTGTAAGCTCTGGTCGCTTGATCGAGCGCACTACGTCGCGATCAAGCGAAGGTTccaggaggcgctcgccgaacgcgtgCGGGACCTCGTGGAGTCGGTGAACTTGTTCCAGGGTTTGAGCCCCGAACACaaggcgacgatcgcggacgcgctcaagtGCGAGGTTTTCGAAAAggacgatgtcgtcgtctccgaggGCGAAACCGGCGATAAGTTTTACGTGGTGAGCTCCGGCGAGGTCTCCGTGtacgtgggcggcgccgattCGTATTCCACCGCCAAGTCCCACAGGGAGCTCACGCGGCTCACGGCCGGCGCGAGCTTCGGGGAGAAGGCGCTCAtcaacgacgacgtccgcggcgcttcCGTCAAGGTCGTCTCCGACCGATGCGAGCTCTTCCACCTCGATCGAGCGCGGTTCAACGCCTTACTCGGCTCGTACGGAGAGATCTGGCGTTGGCTCTCGCTCCGCAGAGTACCCGTGCTCTCCTCCGTGTCCGACGCAGAGATCACCGAGCTTGTGTCGCACCTCGACGAGTTGAGCCTGAGGCCCGGCGAGTTGGTGTACGacgtgggcgacgccggcgattgCATGTACGTCGCGGAGAGGGGCGAATTTTTaatcaccgacgccgacggcaagcgcgtcgacgtcgtcaccgacggcggGTTCTTCGGCGAGCGATCGCTAATGGGCAgcgagaggcgcgcgatgcgggcggaggtggcgaacggcgggttgtgcgcgacgtccgcgcccgacgccaagTTACTTCGTCtcaaccgccgcgacctcgaGAACCTGCTCGGAGAGGGTCtcaccgcggtgacgacgcagTCGAGGCTGCGGTGTTTGCAGCACGTCGCGTTGCTCAAGTCGCTCTCCGACGAGCAACGAACGACGCTGGTGTCGTACCTGCAGCCCAGGCAGTACGCGGAAGGGGAGGTGGTCTTTCGCCAGGGCGACCCCGGGGATAAGTTTTACATCGTCGAAACCGGGAACGTCGCCATACACCGCGAGAGCGAGTCCACCTCCGCCACCAACGAGACGCGTACCAAGCACGAGGTGTTGAAACTCGTCACGCGCGGCGAGTACTTCGGCGAGCTGGCGCTGCTCTCCACCAActcgcgagccgcgacggccaCCGTCGAGAGGGGCGGCGCTTTCATCCTGTCGCTCACGAAGGAGGACTTCGACACGCACATGGGATCGCTCGCCAAAGAGCTCAGCCAGCAGGCCAAGGACGAgtacggcgtcgccgtgtaCGACGACAAGGTGGCGAACGACCCGGCTCGATCGTTGGCGGCCAAGGCGATGACGGACTTTAAAGTCAAAGCCGTgcttggcgtcggcgcgttcggcaaGGTTCTGCTGTGCAGGCATCCGAGCAGCGCCGGCGTCTTCGCGGTGAAGCAGCTGAGCAAGGCGcagatcatcgccgcgcagctgCAGCACCACGTCCGACAGGAGAGGGACGTGATGAAGGACTGCGACTCGCCGTACCTGGTCCGGCTGGTCGCGACGTTCCAGGACCCCCGCATGCTGTACATGTGCATGGAGACCGTCATGGGCGGCGAACTCTTCAACCACCTCTCCCGCGTCGGGGGATCGatccccgagcgcgacgcacgtttctacgccgcgtgcgtcgtccTGGCGTTCCAGTACCTCCAGAACAAGCACTACATCTACCGCGACCTCAAGCCCGAAAACTTGCTCATCGACGGAAAAGGGTACGTTAAAGTGGCGGATTTCGGATTCGCCAAGCGGCTCCTCCCCGGCGAGAAGACGTACACGCTGTGCGGCACCCCGGAGTACATGTCCCCGGAGCTGTACCGCCAGTCCGGTCACAACAAGGCGGTCGACTGGTGGGCGCTCGGCGTGTTAATCTACGAGATGGTCGCGGGCGCTCCGCCGTTTTATTCGCCAAATGCCGACAGCACCGACCAGATGCgccgcatcctcgccgccaagtaCTCGTTCCCCGAGGGCGTGTCGCCCGCGTTCAAGGACGTCGTCCGAAGGTTCCTCTCCGTCAACGCCGTCCACAGGCTCGGCTCTCTCAAGGGCGGCGTCAAAGACGTCAAGCTTCACCCGTGGTTCAAATCCACCGATTGGATCGCTatgacgcgtcgcgaggggAAACCGCCCTTCGTTCCCCCGCTgaggggcgacgacgatcacTCGTGCTTCGACGAGTACGACCCACGGACGCCGCACCCGGGAGAGGAGTTCGACAGGAAGAACGCGACGTCCAGGTCGAAGAAACGGGAGAAGGAGCAGGAAGCAGCCTTTGCCGGTTTTTGA
- a CDS encoding CorA metal ion transporter family (mitochondrial inner membrane magnesium ion channel protein (MRS2)) yields the protein KAWLKMDEEGACTAVSIEKHRLASMLRVPMRDLRMLEPNFSNSYSAAILCRERCIVLHLEQVRLLITAEEVYLQDGRNSSVTKYLPELQRRLLMRKLKLMDSHGEGSLRRALSIQRGGDAPRQEELPFELIALEVALEIVCNSLEAEQRETVTEAKAGLEGLRKKVNTNNLERVRRVKSRVTRLTGRVAKVREEIKRYLDDDSDMRDMYLTRRLLAELFGGAEARGGGMGGMGGEHQQTPGGGIDEDKDLQEVEDLLETYFTHIDSTFAELQALDEYIDDTEDFVNIELDSQRNQLIKLELVLTTATLFMTMYGVVASVFGMNVRNGAEDSKASFVVINVVCSVCTVLAFVLAVTYIRYKRIM from the exons AAGGCGTGGCTCAAGATGGACGAAGAGGGCGCTTGCACCGCGGTGTCCATCGAGAAGCACAGGCTGGCGAGCATGCTCCGGGTCCCCATGCGCGACTTGCGCATGCTGGAGCCCAACTTCAGCAACTCGTacagcgcggcgatcctGTGTCGCGAGCGGTGCATCGTCCTGCACCTCGAGCAGGTCCGTTTGCtcatcaccgccgaggaggtgtaCCTGCAAGACGGCCGAAACAGCAGCGTGACCAAGTACCTGCCCGAGCTGCAGCGGCGGCTGCTGATGCGCAAGCTCAAGCTCATGGACTCGCACGGC GAAGGCTCGCTTCGAAGGGCGCTCAGCatccaacgcggcggggatgcGCCGCGGCAGGAGGAGCTCCCCTTTGAGCTCATCGCGCTGGAGGTTGCTCTCGAGATCGTATGCAACTCGCTGGAGGCGGAGCAGAGGGAGACGGTGACGGAAGCCAAAGCCGGCCTGGAGGGTTTGCGCAAGAAGGTGAACACGAacaacctcgagcgcgttcgcAGGGTCAAGTCGCGAGTCACCCGCCTCACCGGTCGGGTCGCCAAGGTGAGGGAGGAGATCAAGCGATACCTAGACGACGACTCTGACATGAGGGACATGTATCTCACCAGGCGcctgctcgccgagctcttcggaggcgccgaggcgcggggcggcgggatggGCGGGATGGGCGGCGAGCACCAGCAGACCCCGGGAGGCGGCATC GATGAGGACAAGGACCTCCAGGAGGTTGAGGATCTCCTCGAGACGTACTTCACGCACATCGACAGCACCTTCGCCGAGTTGCAAGCGTTGGACGAGTACATCGACGACACCGAAGATTTCGTCAACATCGAGCTCGACTCGCAGCGGAACCAGCTCATCAAGCTCGAGCTGGTGctcaccaccgcgacgcTGTTCATGACCATGTACGGAGTGGTGGCGTCGGTGTTCGGCATGAACGTTCGCAATGGAGCGGAGGATTCGAAGGCTTCGTTCGTCGTCATCAATGTGGTGTGTTCCGTGTGCACCGTGCTCGCGTTCGTGCTCGCGGTGACGTACATCAGGTACAAGCGGATCATGTGA